One segment of Candidatus Eisenbacteria bacterium DNA contains the following:
- a CDS encoding DUF1295 domain-containing protein yields the protein MKYLMLAVLWVLWCALHSGMISPAVTGFLRERLGSQYRYYRCVFNSIALLTLAYVVLYENSVGGPVLFRWSGRFVVLQIFLLIIVSFLFVAGARNYDMRHFLGLRQMTSDSSYSALTASGRLKSSGILAATRHPWYLAAMIFIWVDYLTLDLSRLIANIILTGYLFVGTILEERKLILEYGEDYRQYQRDVSMLFPLKYVRAKLQV from the coding sequence GTGAAGTACCTCATGCTTGCCGTACTTTGGGTTCTCTGGTGTGCCCTGCATAGCGGGATGATTTCGCCGGCGGTCACGGGGTTTCTGCGGGAGCGACTTGGATCCCAATACCGGTACTATCGTTGTGTTTTCAACTCGATCGCCTTGCTCACTTTGGCCTATGTTGTTTTATATGAGAATTCCGTCGGCGGCCCCGTTCTCTTTCGTTGGAGCGGGCGGTTTGTAGTTCTTCAAATATTCCTCTTAATCATCGTGAGTTTTCTCTTCGTCGCCGGGGCCCGAAACTACGACATGAGGCATTTTTTGGGTCTGCGTCAGATGACTTCAGATTCTTCTTACAGCGCCCTGACCGCATCGGGGAGACTCAAATCTTCCGGCATTCTTGCCGCGACCCGGCATCCCTGGTATCTTGCCGCGATGATCTTTATTTGGGTGGATTACTTGACCTTGGACCTGTCCCGATTGATCGCCAATATTATTTTGACCGGGTATCTTTTTGTCGGGACAATTCTCGAGGAGCGGAAATTAATCCTAGAGTATGGTGAGGATTACCGGCAGTATCAAAGGGATGTCTCGATGCTTTTCCCCCTTAAGTATGTCAGGGCGAAACTTCAAGTGTAA
- the rseP gene encoding RIP metalloprotease RseP, producing MTFVLSLIVVIGLVVFVHELGHFLAAKAVGIRVERFSIGFPPKIVGKKFGDTEYCLSWIPLGGYVKMSGMIDESMDGETAITGAPWEFQSKPTWAKTLAITGGVLMNFLFAFLIYTFVIGVRGIGEAGPSIIGEIQPGYPAEAAGLQVKDEVVEIDGALISTWDELVESIHAKPERSVQLKIRRGEEIFDVELTPKRGTIPIGEDMVDVGLIGVSPDLMYRSASFGEAITAGYQSTIGAFRLVFLSIRLLVSGQASVRDLSGPIGIAKMSAQAAKSGILSLLAFVAFISINIGFLNILPIPALDGGHLIVVLWEGITRKVISTKVKLIIQQVGVVIILALMVLIIVNDLTK from the coding sequence ATGACTTTTGTCCTCTCTCTCATTGTTGTCATCGGCCTTGTTGTTTTTGTGCATGAGCTGGGGCATTTCCTTGCCGCGAAAGCAGTCGGAATCCGTGTGGAGCGTTTCTCGATCGGCTTCCCCCCGAAGATTGTCGGAAAGAAATTTGGTGATACCGAATATTGTCTCTCCTGGATCCCGCTGGGCGGTTACGTCAAGATGTCAGGGATGATTGATGAGTCGATGGACGGTGAAACCGCCATCACCGGCGCACCCTGGGAGTTCCAATCCAAGCCGACCTGGGCGAAGACTCTGGCCATCACGGGCGGCGTTTTGATGAATTTTCTCTTCGCCTTTCTAATTTATACATTTGTCATCGGCGTCCGCGGTATCGGCGAAGCCGGTCCCTCGATTATCGGCGAAATACAACCCGGTTATCCGGCCGAAGCGGCCGGGCTCCAGGTTAAGGACGAGGTTGTTGAGATCGATGGCGCTCTCATTTCAACATGGGATGAGCTGGTTGAAAGCATCCATGCGAAGCCGGAGCGGAGTGTACAATTAAAGATCCGCCGGGGCGAGGAGATCTTCGATGTCGAGCTGACGCCGAAAAGAGGAACGATCCCGATCGGTGAGGACATGGTGGATGTGGGGCTTATCGGTGTCAGCCCCGATCTTATGTATCGATCCGCCTCGTTCGGCGAGGCGATCACGGCGGGATATCAGTCGACGATCGGCGCGTTCCGTCTCGTTTTTCTATCGATCCGCCTTCTCGTCTCAGGCCAGGCCTCGGTGCGGGATCTCTCGGGACCGATCGGCATCGCTAAAATGTCGGCGCAAGCGGCGAAGAGCGGCATCTTAAGCCTCCTGGCCTTCGTCGCCTTCATCAGCATTAATATTGGATTCCTCAACATCCTGCCGATCCCCGCGCTGGACGGCGGACATCTGATTGTTGTGTTGTGGGAGGGGATCACCCGGAAAGTCATTTCTACAAAGGTGAAGTTGATCATTCAACAAGTCGGGGTCGTCATCATCCTGGCGTTGATGGTTCTGATTATCGTTAACGACCTAACGAAGTAA
- the rseP gene encoding RIP metalloprotease RseP → MTFIFSLLLVIGLVVLVHELGHFLAAKIVGIRVERFSLGFPPKIIGKQIGETEYCLSWIPIGGYVKMAGMIDEGSNGDSTLTGAPWEFMSKSAPAKILALAGGVILNFIFAYLLFTAIIAFSPIGVSSEEPVIAEVLEGYPAAAAGLQSGDRVLEVNGSPIFTWTELGDRLRNDPGRANHVVVSRNNERIELDLFMKSVDGGEALIGIAPVIYLRSPTVPEIITGGWGATARSFGLIGTSLKLLVTGKASVKDLSGPVAIAKMSAEAAKSGLVTLMAFIAFISINIGCINLLPLPALDGGHILVTLWEGLTRRPLSTRVRIGIQQVGLVMILALSIFALVNDITK, encoded by the coding sequence ATGACCTTCATATTTTCACTCCTCCTTGTCATCGGTCTTGTGGTCCTGGTCCACGAACTGGGGCATTTCCTGGCCGCGAAAATTGTGGGTATCCGTGTTGAACGTTTCTCGCTGGGATTCCCGCCGAAGATTATCGGCAAACAGATCGGAGAGACCGAATACTGCCTCTCATGGATCCCCATCGGCGGCTATGTCAAGATGGCCGGCATGATTGATGAGGGGTCCAACGGTGACTCGACGCTGACCGGCGCTCCCTGGGAATTCATGTCCAAATCGGCGCCTGCGAAGATCCTGGCTCTCGCCGGCGGCGTGATCCTCAACTTCATCTTCGCCTATCTCCTGTTTACCGCCATCATCGCCTTCAGCCCGATCGGTGTTTCTAGTGAAGAGCCGGTGATTGCTGAGGTCCTCGAAGGATATCCCGCGGCGGCGGCGGGTCTCCAATCCGGCGACAGGGTTCTGGAGGTCAACGGATCGCCTATCTTCACTTGGACCGAGTTGGGCGATCGTCTTCGCAATGATCCGGGACGGGCCAATCACGTGGTTGTCAGTCGCAATAATGAGCGGATAGAGCTGGACCTCTTCATGAAGTCGGTGGATGGGGGCGAGGCGTTGATCGGTATCGCCCCGGTGATATACCTCAGGTCGCCGACGGTTCCGGAAATCATTACCGGCGGATGGGGGGCGACGGCGCGCTCCTTTGGTCTCATCGGCACCTCTCTTAAGCTCCTCGTCACGGGGAAGGCGTCGGTGAAAGACCTCTCCGGCCCCGTCGCGATCGCCAAGATGTCAGCGGAGGCGGCCAAGAGCGGGCTGGTCACCCTCATGGCCTTCATCGCCTTTATCAGCATCAATATCGGATGCATCAACTTGTTGCCGTTACCCGCGTTGGACGGCGGCCACATACTGGTGACGCTCTGGGAAGGGCTGACCCGGCGACCCCTTTCCACCAGGGTTCGGATCGGCATCCAGCAGGTCGGGCTTGTCATGATCCTGGCCCTCTCAATCTTTGCTCTCGTAAACGACATCACGAAATAG
- a CDS encoding alcohol dehydrogenase catalytic domain-containing protein, protein MSTQKQRMTALYFDGTQLHLEKVPIPTPAPGEVLLKVSLAGVCATDLEITRGYMDFTGVLGHEFVGRVVKTGKPLLGGEDDVFRKGQRVAGEINLPCHRCPMCRKGFPNHCYKRTVLGIAGKDGVFARYVTLPATNLYPIPPSVPDEKAVFTEPLAAALRILEQVVIEPSTRVLVVGDGRLGILNAMVLSRMSRHVTLVGRHPNKMALIEPYGVKTMPVSKAGKLRRSFAVTVDASGDPKGWEFALTKLQPRGVLVVKTTTHQSRIWNPAPLVIDEIIVVGSRCGPFDDALEWLEDELIDPTPLITERYTLAEGLKAMDHAARPDALKILIKP, encoded by the coding sequence ATGAGCACGCAAAAACAGCGGATGACGGCATTGTACTTCGACGGGACCCAGCTTCATCTCGAGAAGGTGCCGATCCCCACACCGGCGCCGGGGGAGGTTTTGCTGAAGGTGAGCCTGGCCGGCGTCTGCGCCACCGATCTCGAAATCACCCGGGGGTATATGGATTTCACCGGTGTCCTGGGGCATGAGTTTGTCGGCCGGGTGGTGAAAACGGGAAAGCCATTGCTGGGCGGCGAGGATGACGTTTTCCGAAAAGGGCAGCGGGTTGCGGGAGAGATCAACCTGCCATGCCACCGCTGTCCGATGTGCCGGAAGGGTTTTCCGAACCACTGCTATAAAAGAACAGTCCTGGGAATTGCCGGGAAAGACGGCGTCTTCGCCCGCTATGTCACCTTGCCCGCCACCAACCTCTATCCGATCCCCCCTTCGGTTCCGGATGAGAAGGCAGTCTTCACCGAGCCTTTGGCCGCGGCGCTGAGAATTCTTGAGCAGGTGGTGATTGAACCCTCGACGCGCGTTCTGGTTGTCGGCGACGGCCGTCTCGGGATTCTCAACGCGATGGTCCTATCACGGATGTCGCGGCATGTGACGCTGGTCGGCCGGCATCCAAACAAGATGGCTCTCATCGAGCCGTATGGCGTAAAGACGATGCCGGTTTCCAAGGCGGGAAAGCTGAGGCGATCGTTCGCTGTCACGGTTGATGCGTCGGGTGATCCCAAGGGCTGGGAGTTCGCTTTAACAAAACTGCAGCCACGCGGCGTGCTGGTAGTGAAGACCACGACGCACCAAAGCCGGATATGGAACCCCGCGCCATTGGTGATCGATGAAATTATCGTCGTGGGATCCCGCTGCGGACCCTTTGATGATGCGCTGGAGTGGCTGGAAGATGAGTTGATCGATCCGACGCCGCTCATTACCGAGCGCTATACATTGGCGGAGGGGCTCAAAGCGATGGATCACGCCGCACGGCCGGATGCCCTAAAGATCTTAATCAAGCCTTGA
- a CDS encoding glycosyltransferase family 39 protein: protein MKRRTPRDKPRTHRPDLLWFLGLTALAWLHRLAFMLSNRDRAWPFTIFYEGDAETFYDHARAILSGSLYDAGIPFHPPAFPHLLAFIHSIVGAGAPDSSVPYIAVKCIMAVFGSLPVGLIYLIVKPYLGRTVALVTAGLCLYNFGLYIIGISAVSEAFYLTLMLASLLWWSRRFPHPLAAAYTIKNFKTDGRRRGLLVEGFFLGALLGLMTLTRAEGLLVALILWGVGVAGAYGWKPDGKPRSLRPALLPWAMIALGFLLALTPWTLRNRSNLENFNRRNSRVMAEPLPTFVPLTTYGPINFALANNPKADGGFSRAALPSNNNLTTLDLRDPEHLRFYRHGYSIGFEFMKDHPGDFLKLLLRKWGLYFEALKLGWTQWDYPGGLTGLRRPVDLFVPHSYAAVWLQIPWAVLGLALMLKLGVPARRWAYCILLLTLAGLVVTGAYFGYARQGVLMLPLWFSCIALALVWLISRIIAWRGAFHGIPDAPAPRLLRILGVVALLLLLLEGWGATTDRNYIATGTTLPGQTLLNRDAVLYLTPEE from the coding sequence TTGAAAAGAAGAACGCCACGGGACAAGCCGCGAACCCACCGCCCCGATCTCTTGTGGTTCCTTGGACTTACAGCGCTGGCCTGGCTGCACCGCCTGGCCTTCATGCTCTCCAACCGGGACCGGGCCTGGCCCTTCACCATCTTTTATGAAGGGGACGCGGAAACTTTTTACGATCATGCTCGAGCGATCCTCTCCGGCTCCCTTTATGACGCCGGCATCCCCTTTCACCCCCCGGCATTCCCTCATCTTCTTGCATTTATACATTCGATTGTGGGGGCGGGGGCTCCGGATTCGAGCGTGCCCTACATCGCTGTTAAATGTATCATGGCGGTTTTCGGAAGCCTACCTGTCGGATTGATCTACCTTATTGTTAAACCCTATCTCGGCCGGACAGTCGCGCTTGTGACGGCGGGCTTGTGCTTATACAATTTCGGCTTGTATATCATCGGCATCTCCGCCGTGAGCGAAGCCTTTTATTTGACCCTGATGCTGGCCTCGCTGCTCTGGTGGAGCCGGCGCTTCCCGCATCCCCTTGCCGCCGCTTATACAATCAAGAATTTCAAGACGGATGGGAGAAGACGCGGGCTCCTCGTCGAAGGCTTCTTCCTCGGCGCGCTGCTGGGTCTCATGACGCTGACCCGGGCTGAGGGTCTCCTTGTCGCTCTCATCCTTTGGGGGGTCGGCGTCGCGGGGGCGTATGGATGGAAACCGGATGGGAAGCCCCGGTCCCTGCGCCCAGCCCTGCTTCCCTGGGCGATGATCGCCCTGGGATTCCTGTTGGCGCTGACGCCATGGACCCTGCGCAACCGGTCGAACCTCGAAAACTTCAACCGCCGCAACAGCCGGGTCATGGCTGAGCCGTTGCCCACCTTTGTACCGCTGACCACCTATGGGCCAATCAATTTCGCCCTTGCCAATAACCCCAAGGCCGATGGCGGATTCTCGCGGGCCGCGCTTCCGTCGAATAATAATCTAACAACTCTCGATCTACGGGATCCGGAGCACCTTCGATTCTATCGGCATGGTTATTCCATCGGATTTGAGTTTATGAAAGATCATCCGGGGGATTTTCTAAAACTGCTCCTCCGGAAGTGGGGTCTCTATTTCGAGGCGTTGAAACTGGGTTGGACCCAGTGGGATTATCCCGGCGGCCTCACAGGACTCCGCCGGCCCGTTGATCTCTTCGTGCCGCACTCATACGCGGCGGTTTGGCTGCAAATCCCATGGGCGGTCCTCGGCCTGGCGCTTATGTTAAAGCTTGGAGTCCCCGCCCGCCGGTGGGCTTATTGTATCTTACTCCTGACACTGGCCGGGTTGGTCGTTACGGGGGCCTACTTCGGGTACGCCCGCCAGGGCGTGCTGATGCTGCCCCTTTGGTTCTCCTGCATCGCGCTGGCATTGGTCTGGCTGATCAGCCGGATTATCGCTTGGCGCGGCGCCTTCCACGGTATTCCGGATGCCCCCGCTCCACGGCTCCTGCGGATACTTGGAGTAGTCGCATTGCTACTGCTTCTGCTGGAAGGATGGGGCGCGACGACGGATCGCAATTATATCGCCACGGGGACGACGCTGCCCGGGCAAACATTGTTAAATCGCGATGCGGTACTGTATTTGACGCCGGAAGAGTAA
- a CDS encoding DinB family protein, with the protein MMDRMESNADVIKHLVHGVPAAQAAWKPAPDKWSLLEVMVHLLDEEREDFRVRVDILLNRPGDPWPPINPTGWVTEREYAKRDLEVSLLEFLEERSHSVAWLRSLPSPAWDNFDKHPIAGKITAGDIFSSWVAHDFLHIRQLTRLHFNYLQDQVDPHSLEYAGDW; encoded by the coding sequence ATGATGGATCGGATGGAGTCCAATGCGGACGTCATCAAACATCTCGTTCACGGAGTCCCAGCCGCGCAAGCCGCATGGAAGCCCGCGCCGGATAAATGGTCGCTTCTCGAGGTCATGGTTCATCTTCTGGATGAAGAGCGGGAAGATTTCCGGGTCCGGGTTGATATTCTATTGAACAGACCCGGCGACCCCTGGCCCCCCATCAATCCGACGGGATGGGTCACCGAACGGGAGTATGCCAAGAGGGATTTAGAGGTGTCTTTACTGGAGTTTCTTGAGGAACGCTCGCATTCGGTGGCTTGGTTGCGCAGCTTGCCGTCACCGGCCTGGGATAACTTTGATAAACATCCGATAGCCGGGAAGATAACCGCGGGAGATATCTTTTCATCCTGGGTGGCTCATGATTTCCTGCATATCCGCCAATTGACGCGACTCCACTTTAACTATCTTCAAGATCAGGTCGATCCGCATTCCTTGGAGTATGCCGGCGATTGGTAG
- a CDS encoding radical SAM protein, which produces MNRLEGEMGFCRVGADVKISFAGLHHGEEPPISGSRGSGTIFFAGCNLRCVFCQNHQISQDFHQTSLRTLSIEALAGEMLRLQEMGAHNINFVSPSHMVYQMAEAIAEAKSRSLTIPVVYNSNGYDSLQALRQIRGLVDIFLPDIKYCDNELGRKYSNVDNYADHIGDVLREMLDTAGHLELDSEGVALRGVLVRHLVLPGHLENSRKALRTLAGLSPEIAVSIMSQYSPQYRAHRYPEINRPLRKDEYDAITDYALELRLENAFIQELTSQSHYLPHFEDDRPFD; this is translated from the coding sequence GTGAATCGGCTTGAAGGTGAAATGGGGTTCTGCCGTGTCGGGGCCGACGTAAAGATCTCCTTTGCGGGACTGCATCATGGAGAGGAGCCGCCCATCTCGGGAAGCCGGGGCTCCGGCACGATATTCTTTGCCGGATGCAATCTGCGCTGTGTCTTCTGCCAAAACCACCAGATTAGCCAGGATTTTCATCAGACCTCCCTTAGAACCCTATCGATTGAAGCGCTGGCCGGCGAAATGCTCCGGTTGCAGGAGATGGGAGCGCACAATATAAACTTCGTTTCGCCGTCACATATGGTTTATCAGATGGCTGAAGCGATAGCCGAGGCGAAGAGCCGGAGTTTAACTATACCGGTGGTGTATAACTCCAACGGTTATGATTCCCTGCAGGCCCTCCGGCAGATCCGGGGTCTGGTGGATATCTTCCTTCCGGACATCAAATACTGCGATAATGAACTCGGACGCAAGTATTCGAACGTCGATAATTACGCCGATCATATTGGGGATGTCCTCCGTGAAATGCTGGATACGGCCGGACATCTGGAACTCGACTCTGAAGGTGTCGCTCTCAGGGGGGTGCTGGTCCGGCATCTCGTATTGCCCGGGCATCTGGAAAACAGCCGGAAGGCTCTTCGTACTTTAGCCGGTTTGTCGCCTGAAATCGCCGTCAGCATCATGTCGCAATACTCACCTCAATACCGAGCGCACCGCTATCCTGAGATCAACCGGCCATTGAGAAAAGATGAATATGATGCTATCACGGATTATGCGCTGGAATTGCGTTTGGAGAACGCTTTCATACAAGAGCTTACAAGCCAATCTCACTATTTGCCCCATTTCGAGGACGACCGGCCTTTTGACTAG
- a CDS encoding zinc metallopeptidase — translation MIIGPTILLSIWAQAKVSSTFKKYSKIASTRGLTGADTAKAILRSFGIQDVTVERNQGFLSDHYDPIRKSLRLSPNVYDSPSLAAIGVAAHEVGHAIQHAEGYFPLKIRSAMVPVTKIGSQFSWPLLIIGMIFQSLALVKIGIIFFSAVVLFQIVTLPVEFDASRRAVGIIEREGILTSNENRAAKTVLSAAALTYVAAAAASIAQLLYFLLRSGLLGGRRR, via the coding sequence ATGATCATCGGGCCCACGATTCTGCTCTCTATCTGGGCCCAAGCCAAAGTCTCATCGACCTTTAAAAAATACTCCAAGATCGCATCCACGCGCGGCTTGACCGGCGCCGATACGGCGAAGGCGATTCTCCGCTCCTTCGGCATCCAAGATGTCACGGTGGAACGGAACCAAGGCTTTCTCTCGGATCACTATGATCCCATCCGCAAGAGCCTTCGTCTTTCCCCCAATGTGTACGATAGTCCCTCTCTGGCCGCCATTGGTGTGGCCGCGCATGAGGTGGGACACGCGATTCAGCATGCCGAAGGGTATTTCCCGCTGAAAATCCGCAGCGCCATGGTCCCGGTCACAAAGATCGGCTCTCAGTTTTCATGGCCGCTGCTCATCATCGGGATGATTTTTCAATCGCTCGCCTTGGTGAAAATCGGCATCATTTTCTTTTCAGCCGTCGTACTTTTTCAAATCGTGACCCTCCCCGTGGAATTCGATGCCAGCCGTCGCGCGGTGGGAATCATCGAGCGGGAAGGGATCCTAACCTCGAACGAGAATCGGGCGGCCAAGACTGTATTGAGTGCCGCGGCTTTGACTTACGTTGCCGCTGCCGCCGCCTCGATCGCCCAGCTCCTTTATTTTCTCCTTCGCTCGGGACTCCTGGGCGGGCGCAGGAGATGA
- a CDS encoding antibiotic biosynthesis monooxygenase: MSHVLIHHKVAKYESWKKVFDSHAEFRRSSGEKSYQIFRSHEDPNSITLLFEWESSASAKKFQGSDNLKAAMKEAGVVGPPEIQYLDAVTHGAHKSVKVI, translated from the coding sequence ATGTCACACGTACTGATTCACCACAAGGTCGCCAAATATGAAAGCTGGAAGAAAGTGTTTGATTCCCATGCGGAATTTCGGAGATCCAGTGGTGAGAAATCTTATCAGATATTCCGCTCCCATGAAGATCCCAACAGCATCACCCTGCTATTCGAATGGGAGAGTTCCGCCTCCGCCAAAAAGTTTCAAGGATCGGATAATCTCAAAGCGGCGATGAAGGAGGCGGGTGTTGTCGGGCCGCCGGAGATCCAGTACCTCGACGCGGTGACACATGGAGCCCACAAATCGGTGAAGGTCATTTAG
- a CDS encoding peptidylprolyl isomerase translates to MAKASARHILVSTPEECENIKREIENGSDFADMARAHSSCPSGREGGDLGEFSPGQMVPEFDQVVFNEEVGVVHGPIKTQFGYHLVEITSRT, encoded by the coding sequence ATGGCTAAAGCTTCGGCGCGGCATATCCTAGTGAGTACACCTGAGGAGTGTGAGAATATTAAGAGAGAGATCGAAAACGGATCCGATTTCGCTGATATGGCAAGGGCGCATTCCTCCTGCCCATCCGGCCGGGAAGGTGGGGATCTTGGTGAATTCTCGCCGGGGCAGATGGTGCCCGAGTTCGACCAGGTTGTCTTTAATGAAGAGGTCGGTGTTGTTCACGGCCCCATCAAGACCCAGTTCGGGTATCACCTCGTTGAGATCACCAGCCGCACCTAA
- a CDS encoding D-cysteine desulfhydrase family protein yields the protein MDLSLPPRIPLAQLPTPVTPLTRLSDELGGPLISMKRDDLTGCELSGNKVRKLEYLLAEAQAGSASVVITCGGVQSNHARATAIAARKLGINASLVLRGDPPEDIDGNLLLSCLAGARIQYVGFREWNHHKRIMVDAARKLEDEGERPYIIPLGGSNALGSWGYISMLSELVDERGKIPYSHLFCAAGSGGTLAGLLLGRLILNLDIEILAVNVCNNPAYFQAQVDGIVDEFNKRHKTKIRIDHRSYTILEGYVGPGYAIPYDEEIGVIRRIALSEGIFLDPVYTGKAFYGLMDQLSKNCFTSKDHLLFIHTGGLFGLFPQRGALGKLSA from the coding sequence ATGGACTTGAGCCTCCCCCCCAGGATCCCGCTGGCCCAGCTACCCACACCGGTTACACCATTGACCCGCCTCAGCGACGAACTGGGCGGGCCTTTGATAAGTATGAAGCGGGATGATCTTACCGGATGTGAACTTTCGGGAAACAAAGTTCGCAAGCTCGAATATCTTCTAGCCGAGGCGCAGGCCGGGAGCGCGTCCGTCGTGATAACCTGCGGCGGCGTGCAATCGAATCATGCGAGGGCGACGGCTATCGCGGCCCGTAAGCTCGGTATCAATGCTTCTCTCGTTTTGAGGGGGGACCCGCCTGAGGATATCGACGGGAATCTTCTTCTAAGCTGTCTGGCCGGCGCCCGGATTCAATATGTCGGATTCAGAGAGTGGAATCATCATAAACGGATCATGGTTGATGCAGCCAGGAAACTTGAGGATGAAGGGGAGAGGCCCTATATCATTCCCCTGGGTGGCAGCAACGCCCTCGGCTCCTGGGGCTATATCTCAATGCTATCCGAGCTGGTCGATGAACGGGGAAAGATCCCCTACAGCCATCTCTTCTGCGCAGCCGGATCAGGGGGGACACTGGCTGGATTGTTGCTGGGCCGCCTGATTTTAAATCTCGACATCGAGATTCTCGCCGTCAATGTTTGTAATAACCCTGCATATTTTCAAGCCCAGGTTGACGGCATTGTTGATGAATTCAACAAGCGGCATAAAACAAAAATTAGAATAGATCATAGGAGTTATACAATTTTGGAGGGATATGTCGGGCCCGGATATGCGATTCCTTATGATGAAGAAATAGGGGTGATTCGCAGAATCGCCCTGTCCGAAGGGATATTCTTGGATCCCGTCTATACGGGGAAGGCTTTTTACGGATTGATGGACCAGCTTTCCAAGAATTGTTTTACTTCAAAGGATCATCTTTTGTTTATTCACACCGGCGGCCTCTTTGGGCTCTTTCCGCAAAGAGGGGCGTTGGGAAAACTGTCCGCCTAG